The following are encoded together in the Populus trichocarpa isolate Nisqually-1 chromosome 5, P.trichocarpa_v4.1, whole genome shotgun sequence genome:
- the LOC7494735 gene encoding calvin cycle protein CP12-3, chloroplastic, producing MASLSLILSSSNFSLRSDAFGDKLLSIRPVAIKTTGRDSSKRAMKAMRVKASMGGGGGGVARFKGTLVRNQLLTEMIEEKVIEAKEACKGDATSVECKVAWDEVEEVSQAKADFRLRLEKQDPLEYYCQDNPETDECRIYED from the coding sequence atgGCATCTCTTTCCTTGATCCTGTCTTCATCTAATTTCTCATTAAGATCTGATGCTTTTGGCGACAAATTGTTGAGTATAAGACCTGTTGCTATAAAGACTACAGGGAGGGACAGTAGTAAGAGGGCTATGAAAGCGATGAGGGTGAAAGCAAGCATgggaggtggtggaggaggcGTGGCAAGGTTCAAAGGGACGCTGGTGAGGAACCAGCTGCTGACAGAGATGATAGAGGAAAAGGTGATAGAAGCGAAGGAAGCATGCAAGGGAGACGCGACATCAGTGGAGTGCAAGGTAGCATGGGACGAGGTGGAAGAGGTGAGCCAAGCAAAGGCCGATTTCAGGCTCAGGTTGGAGAAGCAGGATCCTCTCGAGTATTATTGTCAAGACAATCCTGAGACTGACGAGTGTCGAATCTACGAAGATTGA
- the LOC7457192 gene encoding chlorophyll a-b binding protein 7, chloroplastic isoform X2 encodes MVMALAVAVVHPHVSFSASSSSFFAHQRVPRILLSKSRSNSSNSTSLPASICKASWQELAGVVIFSAIPFTAVKAIANSPLGESLQRRLEERKKLAVQQSSKFKALAQKARKESFWYGEERPRWLGPISYQYPTYLSGELPGDYGFDVAGLAEDPVAFQRYFNFEILHARWAMLAALGALIPEVLDLSGAFHFIEPVWWRVGYSKLKVGPEYARYCGIEALEPLGIYLPGDINYPGGILFDPLNLSKDPVSFEELKVKEIKNGRLAMVAWLGFYIQAALTGKGPVENLVEHISDPLHNNLFSTLKLV; translated from the exons ATGGTCATGGCTCTGGCAGTGGCAGTAGTGCATCCACATGTTTCCTTTTCTGCGTCTTCCTCGTCTTTCTTCGCCCATCAAAGAGTCCCCCGCATCTTGTTGTCCAAATCTCGAAGCAACTCCAGTAACAGTACCAGCCTACCAGCTTCCATCTGCAAAGCTTCATGGCAAGAG CTTGCTGGAGTGGTGATATTCTCAGCAATTCCATTCACGGCTGTGAAAGCCATTGCCAATAGCCCACTTGGAGAGTCTCTCCAGAGGCGATTGGAAGAGAGGAAGAAACTTGCCGTTCAACAATCTTCCAAGTTCAAAGCTTTAGCCCAAAAGGCCCGTAAAGAGAG CTTCTGGTATGGAGAGGAGCGCCCTAGGTGGCTCGGTCCCATTTCGTACCAGTACCCAACATATCTTAGTGGAGAGCTGCCAGGGGATTATGGCTTTGATGTTGCGGGTCTAGCTGAGGATCCGGTTGCTTTCCAGAGATACTTCAA CTTTGAAATACTTCATGCTCGCTGGGCTATGCTTGCTGCTCTCGGTGCTCTGATTCCAGAAGTATTGGATTTGTCAGGTGCCTTTCATTTCATTGAGCCTGTATGGTGGCGAGTTGGCTATTCAAAGCTTAAG GTTGGGCCGGAGTATGCAAGATACTGTGGAATTGAGGCTTTGGAACCTCTGGGAATTTATTTGCCAGGAGATATCAATTACCCTGGGGGAATCCTCTTCGATCCCTTGAACCTCTCCAAAGACCCTGTATCTTTTGAGGAGTTGAAGgtgaaagaaattaagaatggGCGCCTAGCAATGGTTGCCTGGTTAGGCTTTTACATCCAAGCAGCTTTGACTGGTAAAGGGCCTGTTGAGAACCTTGTCGAGCACATATCAGATCCCCTTCACAACAATCTGTTTTCCACGCTCAAGTTGGTGTAG
- the LOC7457192 gene encoding chlorophyll a-b binding protein 7, chloroplastic isoform X1 produces MVMALAVAVVHPHVSFSASSSSFFAHQRVPRILLSKSRSNSSNSTSLPASICKASWQELAGVVIFSAIPFTAVKAIANSPLGESLQRRLEERKKLAVQQSSKFKALAQKARKESFWYGEERPRWLGPISYQYPTYLSGELPGDYGFDVAGLAEDPVAFQRYFNFEILHARWAMLAALGALIPEVLDLSGAFHFIEPVWWRVGYSKLKANTLDYLGIPGLHFAGGQGVLVIAFCQAILMVGPEYARYCGIEALEPLGIYLPGDINYPGGILFDPLNLSKDPVSFEELKVKEIKNGRLAMVAWLGFYIQAALTGKGPVENLVEHISDPLHNNLFSTLKLV; encoded by the exons ATGGTCATGGCTCTGGCAGTGGCAGTAGTGCATCCACATGTTTCCTTTTCTGCGTCTTCCTCGTCTTTCTTCGCCCATCAAAGAGTCCCCCGCATCTTGTTGTCCAAATCTCGAAGCAACTCCAGTAACAGTACCAGCCTACCAGCTTCCATCTGCAAAGCTTCATGGCAAGAG CTTGCTGGAGTGGTGATATTCTCAGCAATTCCATTCACGGCTGTGAAAGCCATTGCCAATAGCCCACTTGGAGAGTCTCTCCAGAGGCGATTGGAAGAGAGGAAGAAACTTGCCGTTCAACAATCTTCCAAGTTCAAAGCTTTAGCCCAAAAGGCCCGTAAAGAGAG CTTCTGGTATGGAGAGGAGCGCCCTAGGTGGCTCGGTCCCATTTCGTACCAGTACCCAACATATCTTAGTGGAGAGCTGCCAGGGGATTATGGCTTTGATGTTGCGGGTCTAGCTGAGGATCCGGTTGCTTTCCAGAGATACTTCAA CTTTGAAATACTTCATGCTCGCTGGGCTATGCTTGCTGCTCTCGGTGCTCTGATTCCAGAAGTATTGGATTTGTCAGGTGCCTTTCATTTCATTGAGCCTGTATGGTGGCGAGTTGGCTATTCAAAGCTTAAGGCTA ATACACTAGACTACCTTGGCATCCCTGGACTCCACTTCGCCGGGGGGCAAGGGGTGCTTGTAATTGCTTTCTGTCAAGCCATACTAATG GTTGGGCCGGAGTATGCAAGATACTGTGGAATTGAGGCTTTGGAACCTCTGGGAATTTATTTGCCAGGAGATATCAATTACCCTGGGGGAATCCTCTTCGATCCCTTGAACCTCTCCAAAGACCCTGTATCTTTTGAGGAGTTGAAGgtgaaagaaattaagaatggGCGCCTAGCAATGGTTGCCTGGTTAGGCTTTTACATCCAAGCAGCTTTGACTGGTAAAGGGCCTGTTGAGAACCTTGTCGAGCACATATCAGATCCCCTTCACAACAATCTGTTTTCCACGCTCAAGTTGGTGTAG
- the LOC7457192 gene encoding chlorophyll a-b binding protein 7, chloroplastic isoform X3, with protein MVMALAVAVVHPHVSFSASSSSFFAHQRVPRILLSKSRSNSSNSTSLPASICKASWQELAGVVIFSAIPFTAVKAIANSPLGESLQRRLEERKKLAVQQSSKFKALAQKARKESFEILHARWAMLAALGALIPEVLDLSGAFHFIEPVWWRVGYSKLKANTLDYLGIPGLHFAGGQGVLVIAFCQAILMVGPEYARYCGIEALEPLGIYLPGDINYPGGILFDPLNLSKDPVSFEELKVKEIKNGRLAMVAWLGFYIQAALTGKGPVENLVEHISDPLHNNLFSTLKLV; from the exons ATGGTCATGGCTCTGGCAGTGGCAGTAGTGCATCCACATGTTTCCTTTTCTGCGTCTTCCTCGTCTTTCTTCGCCCATCAAAGAGTCCCCCGCATCTTGTTGTCCAAATCTCGAAGCAACTCCAGTAACAGTACCAGCCTACCAGCTTCCATCTGCAAAGCTTCATGGCAAGAG CTTGCTGGAGTGGTGATATTCTCAGCAATTCCATTCACGGCTGTGAAAGCCATTGCCAATAGCCCACTTGGAGAGTCTCTCCAGAGGCGATTGGAAGAGAGGAAGAAACTTGCCGTTCAACAATCTTCCAAGTTCAAAGCTTTAGCCCAAAAGGCCCGTAAAGAGAG CTTTGAAATACTTCATGCTCGCTGGGCTATGCTTGCTGCTCTCGGTGCTCTGATTCCAGAAGTATTGGATTTGTCAGGTGCCTTTCATTTCATTGAGCCTGTATGGTGGCGAGTTGGCTATTCAAAGCTTAAGGCTA ATACACTAGACTACCTTGGCATCCCTGGACTCCACTTCGCCGGGGGGCAAGGGGTGCTTGTAATTGCTTTCTGTCAAGCCATACTAATG GTTGGGCCGGAGTATGCAAGATACTGTGGAATTGAGGCTTTGGAACCTCTGGGAATTTATTTGCCAGGAGATATCAATTACCCTGGGGGAATCCTCTTCGATCCCTTGAACCTCTCCAAAGACCCTGTATCTTTTGAGGAGTTGAAGgtgaaagaaattaagaatggGCGCCTAGCAATGGTTGCCTGGTTAGGCTTTTACATCCAAGCAGCTTTGACTGGTAAAGGGCCTGTTGAGAACCTTGTCGAGCACATATCAGATCCCCTTCACAACAATCTGTTTTCCACGCTCAAGTTGGTGTAG
- the LOC7485670 gene encoding squamosa promoter-binding-like protein 14, with protein MEKVGAQVAAPMFIHQALSSRYCDLASMAKKRDLSYQMPNFQLQQHHFLETSLEKNWNSKAWDWDSVGFVARPSDAAETSRLGTASRETKKKDESDYKTKSNSANEDDGLGLNLGGSLTSVEEPVSRPNKRVRSGSPANGSYPMCQVDNCKENLTTAKDYHRRHKVCEVHSKATKALVGKQMQRFCQQCSRFHPLTEFDEGKRSCRRRLAGHNRRRRKTQPEDVTSRLLVPGNQDINSNGNLDIVNLLTALARSQGRADDKSTTCTTVPDKDQLIQILSKINSLPLPMDLAAKLSNIASLNGKNPDQPSSAHQNRLHGTASSSSTVDLLAVLSATLAASAPDALAILSQRSSQSSDSDKSKLTGPNQVTGSDLQKRSNIEFPSVGGERVSYCYESPVEDSDCQIQESRPNFPLQLFSSSPENDSPPKLASSRKYFSSDSSNPIEDRSPSSSPPVAQKLFPLQSTAETMKSEKMSISREVNANVEGSRSHACVLPLELFRGSNREPDHGSFQNFPYQGGYTSSSGSDHSPSSQNSDSQDRTGRLIFKLFDKDPSHFPGTLRTQIYNWLSNSPSEMESYIRPGCVVLSVYLSMSSAAWEQLERNLLQQVNSLVQDSDSDLWRSGRFLLNTGGQLASHKDGKIRLCKSWRTWSSPELISVSPVAVVGGQETSLQLKGRNLTSPGTKIHCMHMGGYTLKEITDSTSPGSIYDEINMGGFKIHGPSPSILGRCFIEVENGFKVNSFPVIIADASICKELRLLESEFDEKAKVGDIVSEEQAHDLGRPRSREEVLHFLNELGWLFQRKRESSILEVPDFSLSRFRFLLIFSVERDYCVLVKTILDMLVERNMCRDELSKESLEMLSEVQLLNRSVKRSCRKMVDLLIHYSIVSHDNSSRTYIFPPNVRGPGGITPLHLVACASGSDGLVDALTNDPHEIGLSCWNSLLDANGQSPYAYALMTKNHSYNLLVARKLADKINAQVSVTIGNEIEQPALEQEHGAVSQFQQGRKSCAKCAIVAAKFHKRVPGSQGLLQRPYVHSMLAIAAVCVCVCLFFRGAPNIGLVAPFKWENLDFGTI; from the exons ATGGAAAAGGTGGGTGCGCAAGTAGCTGCTCCCATGTTCATTCACCAAGCACTTTCTAGTAGATATTGTGATTTGGCTTCCATGGCAAAAAAACGTGATCTTTCCTACCAGATGCCCAATTTTCAGCTCCAACAACATCACTTTCTTGAGACTTCTTTAGAAAAAAACTGGAATTCTAAGGCTTGGGATTGGGATAGCGTCGGTTTTGTTGCTAGACCTTCTGATGCTGCTGAAACTTCACGTCTGGGAACTGCATCTAGAGAGACTAAGAAGAAAGATGAGAGTGATTATAAGACCAAATCCAACTCTGCTAATGAAGATGATGGTCTTGGCTTGAATCTAGGTGGGAGTTTGACTTCTGTTGAGGAGCCTGTATCAAGACCCAACAAGAGGGTCAGGTCTGGATCCCCTGCCAATGGTAGTTATCCAATGTGTCAGGTCGataattgcaaggaaaatctAACTACTGCTAAGGACTATCATCGCCGTCATAAGGTGTGCGAAGTTCATAGTAAAGCCACGAAAGCCCTGGTGGGAAAGCAAATGCAGAGATTTTGTCAGCAGTGCAGCAG GTTTCATCCTCTTACTGAGTTTGATGAGGGAAAGAGAAGTTGTAGGCGTAGGCTTGCTGGGCACAACCGACGAAGGAGGAAAACCCAGCCTGAGGATGTTACATCACGGCTACTAGTCCCTGGAAACCAGGATATAAACAGTAATGGAAACTTGGATATTGTAAACTTATTGACTGCTTTGGCTCGCTCTCAAG GGAGGGCCGACGATAAAAGTACCACCTGCACAACAGTACCCGATAAAGACCAACTTATTCAGATTCTTAGCAAAATAAATTCACTGCCTTTGCCGATGGATCTTGCTGCAAAGTTGTCAAATATTGCAAGTTTAAATGGGAAAAATCCCGACCAACCttcatcagcgcatcaaaacagaTTGCATGGAACtgcatcttcttcatcaaccgTGGACTTACTTGCTGTACTTTCAGCCACTTTGGCAGCATCTGCTCCAGATGCTCTTGCAATTTTATCTCAAAGAAGCAGTCAGAGCAGTGACAGTGACAAGTCTAAGTTGACGGGCCCCAATCAAGTGACTGGTTCCGATTTGCAGAAGAGATCTAATATTGAGTTTCCTTCTGTGGGTGGTGAGAGAGTTAGTTACTGCTACGAGTCTCCTGTTGAAGATTCAGATTGCCAGATTCAAGAATCTCGTCCTAACTTTCCGTTACAGCTGTTTAGCTCGTCGCCTGAGAATGATAGCCCTCCAAAACTAGCATCTTCTAGGAAATATTTCTCTTCTGACAGCAGTAATCCCATTGAAGATAGGTCTCCATCATCTTCTCCTCCTGTAGCGCAGAAGTTGTTCCCATTGCAGAGTACTGCAGAAACTATGAAGTCTGAGAAGATGTCAATCAGTAGAGAGGTGAATGCAAATGTTGAAGGTAGCAGGAGCCATGCCTGTGTTTTGCCGCTCGAGCTCTTTAGAGGTTCAAACAGAGAACCTGACCACGGTTCATTTCAAAATTTCCCTTATCAAGGAGGATATACGTCTTCTTCTGGGTCTGATCATTCACCTTCTAGTCAGAATTCTGATTCTCAG GATCGCACTGGGCGActaatttttaaactatttgACAAGGATCCCAGTCATTTCCCTGGGACATTGCGCACACAG ATATACAATTGGCTTTCTAACAGTCCATCAGAAATGGAGAGCTACATAAGGCCTGGCTGTGTGGTTCTATCAGTATATCTGTCAATGTCATCTGCTGCCTGGGAACAA CTTGAAAGAAACCTGCTTCAGCAAGTCAATTCTCTGGTTCAAGATTCAGATTCTGATTTATGGAGGAGTGGAAGGTTTTTGTTAAATACAGGCGGGCAGCTAGCATCACATAAAGATG GAAAGATTCGTTTGTGCAAATCATGGAGGACATGGAGTTCCCCAGAGTTGATATCAGTCTCCCCAGTGGCAGTTGTTGGTGGGCAAGAAACCTCTCTTCAGTTGAAGGGAAGAAATCTGACCAGTCCGGGCACCAA GATTCATTGCATGCACATGGGAGGATACACATTGAAGGAAATTACGGACTCCACTTCTCCAGGGTCCATATACGATGAGATAAACATGGGTGGTTTCAAAATTCATGGTCCATCTCCTAGTATTTTAGGTCGATGTTTCATTGAG GTAGAAAATGGTTTCAAGGTCAACAGTTTTCCTGTAATAATAGCTGATGCTTCCATCTGTAAAGAATTGAGACTCCTTGAATCAGAGTTTGATGAAAAGGCTAAAGTAGGTGATATTGTGTCAGAAGAACAGGCTCATGATTTGGGGCGACCTAGATCAAGGGAAGAAGTTTTGCATTTCTTAAATGAACTTGGATGGCTATTCCAAAGGAAGAGGGAGTCTTCAATTCTTGAGGTTCCAGATTTTTCACTTAGCCGCTTCAGGTTTTTGCTCATTTTCTCAGTTGAAAGAGACTATTGTGTGTTGGTCAAAACAATTCTGGACATGCTGGTAGAAAGAAATATGTGTAGGGATGAGCTATCTAAGGAGTCATTGGAGATGCTGTCTGAGGTTCAGCTCTTGAACCGGTCAGTGAAAAGGAGCTGCAGGAAAATGGTGGACTTGCTTATTCATTATTCTATTGTCAGCCATGATAATTCCTCCAGAACGTATATTTTCCCACCAAATGTTAGGGGGCCTGGTGGTATTACACCTTTACATTTGGTTGCTTGTGCATCAGGCTCAGATGGTTTAGTTGATGCCCTGACAAATGACCCACATGAG ATTGGGCTGTCCTGTTGGAATTCTCTTCTGGATGCAAATGGCCAGTCTCCATATGCCTATGCTCTCATGACAAAAAACCACTCTTATAACTTATTGGTGGCTCGTAAACTTGCTGACAAAATAAATGCCCAGGTTTCTGTGACAATTGGAAATGAGATAGAACAACCAGCGTTGGAGCAAGAACATGGGGCAGTTTCACAGTTTCAGCAAGGGCGTAAATCCTGTGCTAAGTGTGCAATTGTAGCGGCTAAGTTCCACAAGAGGGTTCCAGGTTCACAGGGCTTGCTTCAGCGTCCCTATGTTCATTCAATGCTAGCTATTGCTGCTGTCTGTGTTTGTGTCTGCCTGTTCTTCCGAGGTGCCCCAAACATTGGCTTGGTTGCTCCCTTCAAATGGGAGAATTTGGATTTCGGAACCATTTAG
- the LOC7485673 gene encoding uncharacterized protein LOC7485673 produces MRSSSNKPSIKKTSSFLLNKPPDNYNPMEHPKPNPPRPPRPPPPPQKIEYPASPQIILGEETLRHTSHPQHPLSQVEVSDLFTCSGCKEYGSGFRFTCQQCEFQLHVFCALAPPLLKEHPFHRQHQLSLHSKPVKGGILKSKCDVCWKPTKGYTFRCNACSYQMHPCCAMLSDQINITVHPHPLKLLPANVTNSPNGDSASGFVCGECKRKRSGRVYRCTVCEYHLHAVCAKNMVNGLEANGIKGPEKPSMLGTAARLASQVFSEFIGGIIEGLGEGVGEMFIQTITRGRRPAVNNNSD; encoded by the exons ATGAGATCATCTAGCAACAAACCATCAATAAAGAAGACCAGTTCCTTTCTCCTGAATAAGCCCCCTGATAATTATAATCCAATGGAACACCCAAAGCCAAATCCTCCTCGTCCTCCtcgtcctcctcctcctcctcagaAAATCGAATACCCCGCCTCTCCTCAAATTATATTGGGAGAAGAAACACTTCGCCATACTAGTCACCCCCAACACCCTCTATCTCAGGTTGAAGTGTCTGACCTCTTTACCTGCTCAGGTTGCAAGGAGTATGGCTCAGGCTTTAGGTTTACTTGCCAGCAATGCGAGTTTCAGTTACACGTGTTCTGTGCCCTAGCTCCTCCACTTCTTAAGGAGCATCCTTTCCACAGGCAACACCAACTTTCCCTTCATTCTAAACCAG TTAAAGGTGGGATTTTAAAATCCAAGTGTGATGTTTGCTGGAAGCCCACAAAAGGATACACTTTCAGATGCAATGCTTGCAGCTATCAGATGCACCCTTGCTGCGCTATGCTATCCGACCAAATTAACATTACGGTACATCCACACCCCTTAAAGCTCTTACCAGCCAACGTAACGAATTCACCAAACGGAGACTCTGCTTCTGGTTTTGTCTGTGGTGAGTGCAAAAGGAAGAGATCAGGCCGAGTGTACCGATGCACGGTCTGTGAATACCATCTGCACGCTGTGTGCGCTAAAAACATGGTTAATGGTCTTGAAGCCAATGGTATAAAGGGCCCTGAAAAGCCCAGCATGCTAGGAACTGCAGCTCGACTTGCATCTCAGGTCTTTTCCGAATTCATTGGAGGCATCATTGAAGGGCTCGGAGAAGGTGTAGGAGAAATGTTCATTCAAACTATCACCAGAGGAAGGCGCCCTGCAGTGAATAATAATAGCGATTAA
- the LOC7458446 gene encoding galactan beta-1,4-galactosyltransferase GALS1 — protein sequence MRKDCQPPSSGATVSKLPACFETKPLVATLLALTLVMLLWNLPPYYQNLLSTTTRPSCSAPETTVSISNTSSSFTSTSLSDQKYLSSSSSSSSNADPNKRIFQAYGNAAALFVQMGAYRGGPTTFAVVGLASKPIHVFRLPWYKCEWISNNGSSIRAKAYKMLPDWGYGRVYTVVVVNCTFPVNPNQDNAGGRLMLNAYYDESQRKYEKFMALEELPGSYNESKFRPPYQYEYLYCGSSLYGNLSASRFREWMAYHAWFFGPSSHFVFHDAGGVSPEVRAALDPWVRAGRATVQDIRGQAEFDGYYYNQFLVVNDCLHRYRYSANWTFYFDVDEYIYLPEGNTLESVLKDFSNYTQFTIEQNPMSSALCFNDSTQDYPRQWGFEKLLFRESRTGIRRDRKYAIQAKNAYATGVHMSENVIGKTLHQTETKIRYYHYHNSIQVPGELCREFLPLSAKNNVTWYNGLPYVYDDNMKKLASTIKDFERNTIGNVQAYS from the exons ATGAGAAAGGACTGCCAGCCTCCCTCCTCCGGCGCCACAGTGAGCAAATTACCAGCATGCTTCGAGACAAAGCCCTTAGTGGCCACATTACTAGCCTTGACCTTGGTTATGCTCCTTTGGAACCTCCCTCCTTACTATCAAAACCTCCTCTCCACTACCACACGCCCCTCTTGCTCAGCCCCAGAAACCACCGTCTCCATATCAAATACTTCCTCTTCGTTCACCAGTACCTCATTATCTGACCAAAAGTATTTATCCAGCTCGTCATCATCCTCATCTAACGCCGACCCAAACAAGCGGATCTTCCAGGCCTACGGAAACGCCGCCGCTCTCTTTGTTCAGATGGGTGCATACCGAGGAGGACCGACCACCTTTGCTGTGGTTGGCCTGGCTTCGAAGCCCATTCACGTGTTCAGGCTTCCCTGGTACAAATGCGAGTGGATCTCTAACAATGGCTCTTCTATAAGGGCCAAGGCTTATAAGATGCTTCCTGACTGGGGCTATGGTCGTGTCTACACAGTGGTGGTTGTGAATTGCACCTTCCCTGTCAATCCAAATCAAGACAATGCGGGTGGAAGGCTCATGCTTAATGCCTATTATGACGAGTCTCAGAGGAAGTACGAGAAATTCATGGCATTGGAGGAACTACCTGGCTCTTACAACGAGTCTAAATTCCGCCCACCTTATCAGTACGAGTATCTTTACTGCGGGTCTTCTTTGTACGGGAATTTGAGTGCGTCGAGGTTTAGAGAATGGATGGCTTACCATGCCTGGTTCTTTGGACCCAGCTCTCATTTCGTGTTTCACGATGCCGGCGGTGTGTCTCCTGAGGTGAGGGCTGCTCTTGACCCTTGGGTTCGTGCTGGGAGGGCTACTGTTCAGGATATAAGAGGGCAAGCTGAGTTTGATGGGTATTACTATAACCAATTTCTGGTGGTGAATGACTGCTTGCATCGCTACAGATACTCTGCTAATTGGACATTTTACTTTGATGTGGATGAGTATATCTATTTGCCCGAGGGGAATACTTTGGAATCTGTTTTGAAGGACTTCTCTAATTATACCCAGTTCACCATTGAGCAGAACCCAATGTCCAGTGCACTCTGCTTCAATGATTCCACTCAGGACTATCCCAG GCAATGGGGATTCGAAAAACTTTTATTCAGAGAATCAAGAACTGGGATACGAAGGGATCGCAAGTACGCAATACAGGCTAAGAATGCATATGCTACAGGAGTGCACATGTCGGAGAATGTAATTGGCAAAACCTTGCACCAGACTGAAACAAAGATTCGATATTACCACTACCACAATTCCATACAAGTACCAGGCGAACTGTGCAGAGAATTCCTTCCTCTATCAGCAAAGAACAATGTGACTTGGTACAATGGGCTCCCTTATGTGTATGACGATAACATGAAGAAGCTGGCCAGCACCATCAAGGATTTTGAGCGCAACACAATTGGAAATGTACAGGCTTACTCATGA